One stretch of Filifactor alocis ATCC 35896 DNA includes these proteins:
- a CDS encoding DUF4241 domain-containing protein — translation MELSKEWLEQYEQVKDLLVSPVNFSELFKSDEVEGKNLFLLNMGTVNFTTDEILARDPLVWLKREEEPYFTKVPMGTYPLETLVVELEEDHYRYIASRVRFHEKDSVVYRQALEGTENLEGIDSDSFFGFNVDAGLATIVDTNTRDAYCDFVDAWEKEHPEGNMYDDFFAEEFRKSYLEHPEFQRDGGDWINFKIPNTEYTVPMIQSGFGDGKYPVYFGYDESGELCDVVMEYIYVGAEETDEEE, via the coding sequence ATGGAATTATCAAAAGAGTGGTTGGAACAATATGAACAAGTGAAAGATTTGTTGGTATCACCGGTGAATTTTTCCGAACTTTTTAAAAGTGATGAAGTAGAGGGAAAAAATCTTTTTTTGTTAAATATGGGTACGGTAAACTTTACGACAGATGAGATTTTGGCAAGAGATCCTCTTGTTTGGCTCAAAAGAGAAGAAGAGCCATACTTTACCAAAGTACCGATGGGAACATATCCTCTTGAAACTTTAGTGGTAGAATTGGAAGAAGATCATTACAGATATATAGCCAGCAGAGTGAGATTCCATGAGAAGGATTCCGTTGTCTATCGTCAAGCATTGGAAGGTACTGAAAATTTGGAAGGTATCGACAGTGACAGTTTCTTCGGTTTCAATGTGGATGCAGGCCTTGCAACTATCGTTGATACCAACACAAGAGATGCCTATTGTGATTTTGTGGACGCTTGGGAAAAAGAACATCCGGAAGGAAATATGTATGATGATTTTTTTGCAGAGGAATTTAGAAAAAGCTATCTTGAGCATCCTGAATTTCAAAGAGACGGCGGAGACTGGATTAACTTTAAAATTCCAAATACAGAATATACTGTACCGATGATTCAATCAGGGTTTGGAGACGGAAAGTATCCTGTCTATTTCGGTTATGATGAATCAGGAGAGCTCTGTGATGTGGTGATGGAATATATTTATGTTGGAGCTGAAGAAACAGACGAAGAAGAATAG